From one bacterium genomic stretch:
- a CDS encoding response regulator, with the protein MAKKRILVIDDDCVILRVINLKLSQGGFEVRTANDGREGLQKAFEETPDLVITDIMMPKLDGLSVYQELKKNPKTEKVPVIFLTALGEENEELKELGPFTVITKPFSPKQILNTVNSMLNLPLL; encoded by the coding sequence ATGGCAAAAAAAAGAATTTTAGTAATTGATGATGATTGTGTTATTCTTCGAGTTATCAACTTGAAATTAAGCCAGGGCGGTTTTGAGGTCAGGACGGCAAATGATGGAAGAGAAGGACTACAGAAAGCATTTGAGGAAACGCCAGATTTAGTTATTACGGATATTATGATGCCTAAATTAGATGGTTTGTCCGTATATCAGGAATTAAAGAAAAATCCAAAAACAGAAAAAGTGCCAGTAATCTTTCTAACCGCATTAGGTGAAGAAAACGAGGAATTAAAAGAACTTGGTCCATTCACTGTAATTACTAAACCCTTTAGCCCAAAACAAATATTAAATACCGTTAATTCAATGTTGAATTTGCCTTTGCTTTAA
- a CDS encoding RluA family pseudouridine synthase — MELTVLKDEENQRLDVYLTKKSGLSRVRIQDLIKSNQVTLNDNTGVKPHYKIKPGDRIIINLPQPEDFNIPAEDIPLEILYEDDDIIVINKPAGIIVHPTHKIKSGTLINALLFHTKGRLSSIGAPFRPGIVHRLDKDTSGIIVIAKSDKAYWSLARQFSAHTINRSYFALVYGIVKQDEGEINLPIGREWDGGVGMKVKGRLAKNAITYFKVKERFSAGYSLLEVKLGTGRTHQIRVHLSYLGYQVVGDKRYGKRREVSLKRQALHSFLLGFYHPITNIYLEFSSRLPEDISEFIKELKQRQIQH; from the coding sequence ATGGAATTAACTGTCCTTAAAGATGAGGAGAATCAGAGATTAGATGTTTATTTGACTAAAAAATCAGGTTTATCCCGGGTAAGAATCCAAGATTTGATTAAATCTAACCAGGTAACTTTAAATGATAACACCGGCGTAAAACCACATTATAAAATAAAACCAGGAGACAGAATAATAATTAATTTACCTCAACCTGAAGATTTCAATATCCCGGCAGAAGATATTCCTTTAGAGATTTTATATGAGGATGATGATATTATCGTCATCAACAAACCTGCCGGCATTATAGTTCATCCTACCCATAAAATAAAATCCGGCACATTAATCAATGCCTTACTATTTCATACTAAAGGCAGACTTTCTTCAATTGGTGCTCCTTTTCGACCAGGGATAGTTCACCGTCTGGATAAGGACACATCAGGAATAATAGTTATCGCCAAAAGCGATAAAGCCTATTGGTCATTAGCCCGACAATTCAGCGCTCATACGATTAATCGGTCTTATTTCGCCCTTGTGTATGGAATTGTAAAACAGGATGAAGGCGAGATAAATCTTCCCATTGGAAGGGAATGGGATGGTGGTGTGGGAATGAAGGTAAAAGGGAGATTAGCCAAAAATGCCATTACTTATTTTAAGGTAAAAGAGCGATTTTCTGCAGGTTATTCACTTTTAGAGGTGAAATTAGGCACAGGTAGAACACATCAAATTCGAGTTCACTTGAGTTACCTTGGATATCAGGTTGTCGGGGATAAAAGATATGGCAAGAGAAGAGAAGTCTCACTCAAAAGGCAAGCACTACATTCCTTTCTGCTTGGATTTTACCACCCAATTACCAATATATATTTAGAGTTCTCCTCTCGCCTTCCAGAAGACATAAGTGAATTTATCAAGGAATTAAAGCAAAGGCAAATTCAACATTGA
- the nusB gene encoding transcription antitermination factor NusB translates to MKRKRSKARELALQVLFAIEASQSEPDEVISIFWQEQRDVLPEIKEFADSLIRGVLKRLFEVDNLISSHADNWEFSRIAIVDRNIMRIATLELMAMKDIPGAVVINEAVELAKTYSTQDSSKFVNGILDKIKEDINRVRV, encoded by the coding sequence ATGAAAAGGAAAAGATCAAAGGCAAGAGAATTAGCCCTTCAAGTACTCTTTGCGATTGAAGCATCTCAATCTGAGCCAGATGAGGTCATTTCTATATTCTGGCAAGAGCAGAGGGATGTATTACCTGAAATTAAAGAGTTTGCTGATTCTTTAATTAGAGGGGTATTAAAAAGGTTATTCGAGGTTGACAACCTTATTAGTTCCCATGCGGATAATTGGGAATTTTCCAGAATAGCTATTGTTGACCGCAATATTATGCGAATAGCTACCCTTGAATTAATGGCAATGAAAGATATTCCTGGAGCCGTTGTGATTAATGAAGCCGTAGAATTGGCTAAAACTTATAGCACTCAGGACTCGTCAAAGTTTGTCAATGGTATTTTAGATAAAATAAAGGAGGATATTAATCGTGTCAGGGTATAA
- the ribE gene encoding 6,7-dimethyl-8-ribityllumazine synthase → MKVYEGKLEAKGLKIGVIVSRFNEFITSKLVDGCLDALVRHGAKEDDIEIVKVPGSFEIPYIAKKMADMKKYDAIICLGVVIRGETPHFNYICNEVAKGIANVSLESGIPVIFGVITSDTIEQAIERAGTKSGNKGFDAALSAIEMANLYKSV, encoded by the coding sequence ATGAAGGTTTATGAAGGAAAATTAGAGGCAAAAGGATTAAAGATAGGAGTAATTGTCTCCCGATTTAACGAGTTTATTACATCTAAATTAGTTGATGGCTGTTTAGATGCCTTAGTTCGACATGGGGCAAAAGAAGATGATATTGAAATTGTTAAAGTCCCGGGTTCTTTTGAAATCCCGTATATCGCAAAAAAAATGGCAGATATGAAGAAATATGATGCTATTATCTGCCTGGGAGTTGTCATTCGAGGGGAAACGCCACATTTTAATTATATTTGTAATGAAGTCGCTAAAGGGATTGCGAATGTTTCGTTAGAAAGTGGTATCCCTGTCATTTTTGGAGTTATCACTTCAGATACAATCGAACAGGCGATTGAACGCGCTGGAACCAAAAGTGGTAACAAGGGATTTGATGCGGCATTATCAGCCATTGAAATGGCTAATCTATATAAAAGTGTTTAA